The following are from one region of the Nicotiana tomentosiformis chromosome 7, ASM39032v3, whole genome shotgun sequence genome:
- the LOC104097989 gene encoding transcription factor AS1 yields MRERQRWRSEEDALLRAYVKQYGPKEWHLVSQRMNTALNRDAKSCLERWKNYLKPGIKKGSLTEEEQRLVIHLQAKHGNKWKKIAAEVPGRTAKRLGKWWEVFKEKQQREQKENNKVVDPVDEGKYDHILETFAEKIVKERSVPGLLMATSNGGFLHADAPAPSPQTLLPPWLSNSTATSTVRSPSPSVTLSLSPSTVPPTPTPTPGIPWLQTDRGPENAPLILSSFPHHGVAPPCGENPFVTELVECCKELDEGHRAWAAHKKEAAWRLRRVELQLESEKTCKVREKMEEIEAKMKALREEQKATLDRIEAEYKEQLAGLRRDAEAKEQKLAEQWASKHLRLSKFLEQMGCQSRLAEPNGGR; encoded by the coding sequence ATGAGGGAGAGGCAGCGGTGGCGATCTGAAGAGGATGCTTTATTGCGGGCATATGTGAAACAGTATGGACCAAAAGAATGGCACCTTGTATCACAGCGTATGAACACAGCCCTCAACAGGGACGCTAAGTCTTGCTTGGAAAGGTGGAAAAACTACCTCAAACCAGGGATTAAGAAAGGATCACTCACTGAAGAGGAGCAGCGTCTTGTTATCCATCTACAGGCCAAACACGGcaacaaatggaagaaaatagCAGCTGAAGTACCAGGCCGAACTGCTAAAAGATTGGGGAAGTGGTGGGAAGTATTCAAAGAGAAGCAACAGAGGGAGCAGAAAGAAAACAATAAGGTTGTCGATCCAGTAGACGAGGGAAAATACGACCACATTCTTGAGACCTTTGCAGAGAAGATTGTGAAAGAGCGGAGTGTCCCAGGTTTACTTATGGCTACTTCTAATGGAGGTTTCCTCCACGCCGATGCACCAGCTCCTTCGCCACAAACTCTTCTTCCTCCGTGGCTTTCTAATTCCACTGCTACTTCAACCGTCAGATCACCATCTCCATCTGTGACTTTAAGTCTATCCCCCTCAACAGTGCCTCCTACACCTACGCCTACGCCTGGCATTCCGTGGCTACAGACAGATAGAGGACCTGAAAATGCGCCCCTTATTTTGAGCAGTTTTCCACATCATGGGGTTGCCCCTCCTTGCGGAGAAAATCCATTTGTTACTGAACTTGTGGAATGCTGTAAAGAGCTAGACGAAGGGCATCGTGCTTGGGCTGCTCATAAAAAGGAAGCAGCTTGGAGGTTAAGGCGAGTGGAATTGCAGCTAGAATCAGAGAAAACATGCAAAGTTAGGGAGAAGATGGAGGAAATTGAAGCGAAAATGAAAGCTCTGAGGGAAGAGCAGAAGGCAACTCTAGACAGGATTGAAGCAGAATACAAGGAGCAACTAGCAGGCTTGAGGAGGGACGCGGAAGCAAAGGAACAGAAATTGGCCGAACAATGGGCTTCCAAACACCTGCGCCTTAGTAAGTTTCTTGAGCAGATGGGATGCCAATCAAGACTTGCAGAACCTAATGGTGGCCGCTAA